One window from the genome of [Clostridium] celerecrescens 18A encodes:
- a CDS encoding flagellar hook-associated protein FlgK: MTRSTFSGFTIAQLAMTASQRAIDVTGQNIANINTKGYTRQRVDLVSFNTRGADHVSTGPGSKIGYGVEITGISQIRDPFLDVQFRNQIAKVGTADARQATLDQLADIFDETDRDALKKALSDLSSSLDQLSSNANNSEFDSIVRSRTQVIVNYIHQKAADLKSVREETINGLENTDIPAINSLLSDIGELNDAIWKSQVQGNPALELLDQRNEKFDELAGYLPITVTYNDVVVASGAKFEYPVVKFRGSDGITYPLTAGEHGENVASISMTRNKGYNGEPDGTVSISLIPASNFQNSSDTSSLKTDITNYLKEGTLKGTVDILNKSGEMDNPATDYRGIGYYERSFEAFVQSFAKNFNELNVNTKPYTGVTQLPGMGTASKDTSTGEAVFSMDFSKATGNFLRGETIKVNGTTYTFGSGTGEIPIGATLEDSLNNLTAKLNTEPSSLSMLVNGNSENGKWSYVSGKLEWRSDNGITSDVDSIKAADGKDISLGYKANPVNVRNFDLFQTSDGSNRFTASNIKISDDWMNNTIHIISSTQEDAGSTANDNIIKMLKSLTDERVFKYEYTYMDNNGVPQNGYITHYTGNFSQCYSNLENTQGIDSSANQAILDNHLSVLQQTADSKDAVSGVSLDDEGINLMQYQRSFSAAARLMTTLDEALNTLINSTGIVGR; encoded by the coding sequence ATGACACGCTCTACTTTCTCTGGCTTTACCATTGCACAGCTGGCTATGACTGCCAGCCAGCGAGCCATTGATGTAACCGGACAGAATATAGCAAATATTAACACAAAGGGCTACACCAGACAGAGGGTGGATCTGGTAAGTTTTAATACAAGAGGCGCAGATCACGTAAGCACCGGCCCTGGTTCTAAAATAGGCTACGGTGTTGAGATTACCGGCATTTCCCAGATAAGAGATCCATTTCTGGATGTTCAGTTCCGGAATCAGATTGCCAAGGTAGGAACAGCTGATGCAAGACAGGCCACCTTAGATCAATTAGCCGATATTTTTGATGAGACCGATCGGGATGCATTAAAAAAAGCTCTCAGCGATTTAAGTTCCAGCCTTGATCAGCTGTCCTCCAATGCAAATAACAGCGAGTTTGACAGCATCGTCCGTTCCAGGACCCAGGTCATTGTAAATTACATACACCAAAAGGCAGCTGACCTTAAAAGTGTCCGTGAGGAAACCATCAATGGCCTGGAAAATACGGATATCCCTGCAATCAATAGTCTTCTTTCTGATATCGGAGAGCTAAACGACGCCATCTGGAAGAGCCAGGTACAGGGAAATCCCGCTCTTGAACTTTTGGATCAGAGAAATGAAAAATTCGATGAGCTTGCTGGTTACCTTCCCATCACCGTTACTTACAATGATGTGGTCGTTGCCTCAGGTGCTAAATTTGAATATCCAGTTGTAAAATTCCGAGGCAGTGATGGAATAACCTATCCTCTTACGGCAGGAGAACATGGTGAAAATGTCGCTTCAATTTCTATGACACGAAACAAAGGATACAACGGGGAGCCTGACGGAACAGTTTCCATATCATTGATTCCTGCCAGCAATTTCCAGAACAGCTCGGATACAAGCTCCTTGAAAACGGATATTACGAATTATTTGAAAGAGGGAACTTTAAAAGGGACTGTTGATATATTAAATAAATCCGGAGAAATGGACAACCCTGCCACAGATTACAGAGGAATCGGATATTATGAAAGATCTTTTGAAGCTTTTGTCCAGAGTTTTGCAAAGAACTTTAATGAGCTGAATGTCAATACAAAACCTTATACCGGTGTGACTCAGCTGCCGGGTATGGGTACAGCATCAAAGGACACTTCTACTGGGGAAGCAGTATTCAGCATGGATTTTTCCAAGGCAACCGGAAACTTCTTAAGAGGAGAAACAATTAAGGTCAATGGCACAACATATACATTTGGCAGCGGTACAGGCGAAATTCCCATTGGAGCAACTCTTGAAGATAGTTTAAACAATCTGACTGCTAAATTGAATACCGAGCCATCTTCCCTATCTATGCTGGTGAATGGCAACAGCGAAAACGGCAAATGGTCTTATGTTTCCGGAAAGCTGGAATGGCGCAGTGACAATGGCATAACATCGGATGTTGATAGTATCAAAGCCGCTGATGGGAAAGATATATCCCTTGGCTATAAAGCAAACCCTGTCAATGTAAGAAACTTTGATTTGTTCCAGACTTCCGATGGAAGCAACCGCTTTACTGCCAGCAACATTAAAATATCTGATGACTGGATGAACAACACCATTCACATCATCTCTTCCACTCAAGAGGATGCTGGTTCCACTGCCAATGATAATATTATTAAAATGTTGAAATCCCTGACTGATGAGCGAGTTTTCAAATATGAATACACCTACATGGATAACAACGGGGTCCCACAGAACGGATATATTACCCACTATACCGGAAACTTTTCCCAGTGCTACTCTAACCTGGAAAACACTCAGGGTATTGACAGTTCCGCCA
- the flgN gene encoding flagellar export chaperone FlgN, giving the protein MNDFTAVIEDMIQLFQDLVQVEQIKLEAAKKNRVTYVEDCMNKEQASILKLRGLDKKREDCQERLGMKGDTFQQILSKVPEGEEHNQLKELFDRLSYQVRLFQEISDGARTMIELNLHMIDKAIRNSQGKMAPDNAKWEGLL; this is encoded by the coding sequence ATGAATGATTTTACCGCAGTAATTGAGGATATGATCCAGCTTTTTCAGGACCTGGTACAGGTTGAACAGATAAAACTGGAAGCCGCTAAGAAAAACCGGGTCACTTATGTGGAAGATTGCATGAACAAGGAACAGGCCTCCATATTAAAGCTGAGAGGCCTTGATAAAAAACGGGAGGATTGCCAGGAACGGCTTGGAATGAAGGGGGATACCTTTCAGCAGATTCTTTCAAAAGTCCCTGAGGGTGAGGAGCATAACCAGCTAAAAGAACTGTTTGACAGGCTCTCCTATCAGGTCAGGCTGTTTCAGGAAATAAGTGACGGTGCACGCACCATGATTGAACTTAATCTTCATATGATAGACAAAGCCATTAGGAATTCTCAAGGGAAAATGGCTCCAGACAATGCAAAATGGGAGGGATTATTATGA
- a CDS encoding flagellar biosynthesis anti-sigma factor FlgM, protein MRISQNYYGTLYNTSVTRQNQDQSEISLSESGKNNYDEITIRSAPQEAMDSKFISTLKNALMKEIKQTASEEKLDLLRQKIEDGTYQVDANKIAERILLYKGADFHE, encoded by the coding sequence ATGCGTATTTCTCAGAACTATTACGGTACGCTGTATAATACCTCCGTGACACGGCAGAACCAGGATCAGAGCGAAATCAGCCTTTCTGAATCCGGTAAGAACAATTACGATGAAATTACTATCCGTTCCGCTCCACAGGAAGCAATGGATTCTAAATTCATCTCGACCCTTAAAAATGCCCTCATGAAAGAAATTAAGCAGACCGCATCAGAAGAAAAGCTGGACCTCTTAAGACAGAAGATTGAGGACGGAACCTATCAGGTGGATGCAAATAAGATCGCCGAAAGGATTCTTTTATACAAAGGAGCAGATTTCCATGAATGA
- a CDS encoding protein-glutamate methylesterase/protein-glutamine glutaminase, with translation MAKKIRVFIVDDSLLFRKVLIDNLSQNPNIEVVGYAVDAFDAERKIPLLKPDVVTLDVEMPMINGMEFVKKLLPKHPVPVILVSSLNLNVFEALSAGAVDFVKKPDMSSSNTASTFLNTLISKIFIASRAVIKVPVSPPALTETGKSAMGKTAFSLNASNTIIAIGASTGGTEATLQVLKDLPADTPGIVVTQHMPEGFTKMYADRLNRLCSMNVKEAQSGDAIERGQVLIAPGDLQMKVVKMGSRYTVSCYPGEKVSGHRPSVDVLFQSIADTAGASSVGIIMTGMGRDGAEGLLNMKKKGAFTIGQDAESCVVYGMPMVAYNIGAVTRQVSCANIAGVLMKHLSSL, from the coding sequence ATGGCCAAAAAAATCCGAGTTTTCATAGTAGATGATTCCCTGCTGTTTCGCAAGGTATTAATTGATAATCTCTCTCAAAATCCAAATATAGAAGTGGTCGGATATGCGGTCGATGCATTTGACGCAGAACGAAAGATTCCTTTACTTAAACCAGACGTAGTGACGCTTGATGTAGAAATGCCCATGATCAATGGTATGGAATTTGTAAAAAAACTTCTTCCTAAACATCCTGTTCCAGTCATTTTAGTCTCTTCTCTTAATTTAAACGTGTTTGAAGCCCTTTCCGCAGGCGCTGTGGACTTTGTAAAAAAACCAGACATGTCCAGCAGTAATACTGCCAGCACATTCTTAAATACCTTGATCAGCAAAATTTTTATTGCTTCCCGAGCAGTCATTAAAGTCCCGGTTTCTCCCCCTGCTCTCACAGAAACAGGAAAGTCCGCCATGGGAAAAACGGCTTTCTCCTTGAATGCCTCTAATACCATAATTGCCATAGGCGCTTCCACAGGCGGAACAGAAGCCACTCTCCAGGTGCTGAAAGACCTTCCTGCAGACACGCCTGGTATTGTGGTCACACAACATATGCCGGAGGGCTTTACCAAAATGTATGCAGACCGTTTAAACCGGCTTTGCTCCATGAATGTGAAAGAAGCCCAAAGCGGAGATGCCATTGAAAGGGGGCAAGTGCTGATCGCTCCCGGTGACTTACAGATGAAGGTAGTTAAAATGGGAAGCCGTTACACGGTAAGCTGCTATCCCGGTGAAAAAGTAAGCGGACACCGTCCTTCCGTTGACGTTCTGTTCCAGTCCATAGCCGACACAGCCGGAGCCTCCTCCGTGGGGATCATCATGACCGGCATGGGGCGAGACGGGGCCGAAGGACTTCTTAATATGAAAAAAAAGGGGGCTTTTACCATTGGGCAGGATGCAGAAAGCTGCGTTGTTTACGGAATGCCAATGGTAGCCTACAACATAGGAGCTGTTACCAGGCAGGTGTCCTGCGCAAATATAGCAGGCGTCCTGATGAAGCACTTAAGTTCTCTTTAA
- a CDS encoding CheR family methyltransferase has translation MLTISQHDFIRLVDFMKKNYGIDLSKKMQLIMGRLSNTIISMGYTSFTDYVDHILSSKNQADLEIMLNKLTTNYTYFMREEAHFNFFRDTVLPYLISTKKNKVLSIWSAGCSSGEEPYTISMIIKDTLGSQAALWDTRVLATDISQNALKAAKEAVYDEESLKNLSPAWRSKYFVKSPEQGLYSVAPAIKSNVIFQTFNLMDPIRFRLKFDIIFCRNVMIYFDQNTKDGLIQRFYDATAPGGYLFIGHSETINKEKTPYRYLMPATYRKE, from the coding sequence ATGTTAACAATTTCGCAGCATGATTTCATACGGCTGGTGGATTTCATGAAGAAAAATTACGGAATCGACCTGTCTAAAAAGATGCAGCTCATTATGGGAAGATTGTCAAACACCATCATTTCCATGGGGTACACTTCCTTCACTGATTATGTGGATCACATTCTATCATCAAAGAATCAGGCTGATCTGGAAATAATGCTCAACAAGCTTACAACCAACTACACTTACTTTATGCGGGAAGAGGCACATTTTAATTTTTTTCGTGATACCGTTCTTCCTTATCTTATAAGCACAAAAAAGAATAAAGTTTTAAGCATATGGAGCGCCGGATGTTCATCCGGCGAAGAACCTTATACCATTTCCATGATTATCAAGGATACTCTGGGGTCCCAGGCCGCCCTCTGGGATACCAGGGTCCTTGCCACAGATATTTCTCAAAATGCATTAAAGGCCGCAAAGGAAGCGGTATATGATGAGGAATCCTTAAAGAACTTATCTCCTGCATGGAGATCCAAATACTTTGTCAAATCCCCGGAGCAGGGATTATATTCCGTAGCTCCGGCAATTAAATCAAATGTTATTTTCCAGACCTTTAATCTAATGGACCCCATTCGGTTCCGGTTAAAATTTGATATTATTTTTTGCAGAAATGTCATGATTTATTTTGATCAGAATACAAAAGACGGGCTGATTCAGCGATTCTATGATGCAACTGCCCCAGGCGGATACTTATTTATCGGACACTCCGAAACAATCAACAAAGAAAAAACGCCTTACCGGTATTTAATGCCGGCTACTTACCGAAAAGAATGA
- a CDS encoding chemotaxis protein CheW has translation MPAENTATSEAFTSARTETTERYLTFRTENLTFGVSTNYIIEIITNHTITAMPMVPGYVKGIINLRGQIVPIMDIRSRLGKPDIEYTNSSCIIVLNVDSVYIGIIVDSVEQVLDIDYSRISPVPANNREELVSGMISVSDNHIVLLLDCETLVNNS, from the coding sequence ATGCCAGCAGAAAATACAGCTACATCCGAAGCTTTTACTTCCGCTCGGACAGAAACCACGGAACGCTATTTAACCTTCCGCACAGAAAACCTTACTTTTGGTGTAAGCACCAATTATATCATTGAAATCATCACCAACCATACCATTACGGCCATGCCCATGGTGCCAGGATATGTAAAGGGAATCATCAACTTAAGAGGGCAGATCGTTCCCATCATGGATATCCGGTCAAGACTTGGCAAACCGGATATAGAATATACCAACTCAAGCTGTATCATAGTTCTTAATGTGGATTCCGTATATATTGGAATCATCGTGGATTCTGTGGAGCAGGTTCTTGATATTGATTATTCCAGAATCTCTCCGGTTCCGGCCAATAACCGGGAAGAACTGGTCAGCGGTATGATATCCGTTTCAGATAACCACATTGTCCTTCTTCTGGACTGCGAGACCTTAGTCAATAACTCATAA
- a CDS encoding chemotaxis protein CheA: MDNGMDNMLDMYLFETNSLLEQLDELLIEAEKAGDFTVDDVNEIFRIMHTIKGSSAMMEFSSLMQIAHRIEDLFFFIRENGLDSLDSSHKSTLFDLMFRSTDMLRAEVSKVENNEPLSDNVDHLTQEINSFLKKISDDSPTAAVEKNHSDHSSPKEAAQPAPVVSTPVSATSLDEIRLDVAECPEDLAAFFLRIFFDEGCGMENLRAFMLISALKESGLEFGYYPSDVETNSQSSGTIIEKGFFLTFQTREEADSAISQINNMNNIRSYELIENPRAKVAPSTEKKNAAAVSAPSAGESTPAISSPAPGNAHQMPSKQNLISVNLAKLDNLVAIVGEIVITESMVTSSPDIQNLKNLDSFLKATRQLRKLTDDLQDIVMSLRMVPVSGVFQKMNRIVRDMKQKLKKDVRLTIIGENTEVDKSIVDSIGDPIMHIVRNSMDHGIEETAEERIAAGKDPQGELTLSASHTTNEVIITISDDGKGVNPAGVLAKAKKNGILTKPESEYSQKEILNLLLAPGFSTNEVVTEFSGRGVGMDVVKKNVENIGGTISISSELGKGMCTTLKIPLTMAIVDGMEISVGKSVFTIPIANIRQSFKVKNEEVIYDTEGNEIVRCMNQFYPIIRIHRLYNIETEITSIEDGILVWVESGDKSYCLFVDELLGEQQVVVKPLPVFLNSFNIKDSGISGCTILGDGSISIILDVLNLYAASQNQYY; the protein is encoded by the coding sequence ATGGATAACGGCATGGATAATATGCTTGATATGTACCTCTTTGAAACCAATTCCCTCCTGGAGCAATTAGACGAGCTCCTGATAGAAGCCGAAAAAGCAGGAGATTTTACAGTAGATGACGTAAATGAAATCTTCCGCATCATGCACACAATCAAAGGATCTTCTGCTATGATGGAATTTTCCTCTCTGATGCAGATCGCACATCGTATTGAAGATTTATTCTTTTTTATCCGTGAGAATGGTCTGGATTCCCTTGACAGTTCCCACAAAAGCACTCTTTTTGATTTAATGTTCCGTTCTACTGATATGCTTCGTGCTGAAGTTTCAAAAGTAGAAAACAATGAACCACTTAGTGATAATGTCGACCATCTGACACAAGAAATTAATAGCTTCCTGAAAAAAATCAGCGATGACAGTCCAACCGCTGCCGTGGAAAAAAATCATTCGGATCATTCCAGTCCCAAAGAAGCTGCCCAGCCAGCACCGGTCGTTTCTACACCTGTGTCTGCTACCAGCCTGGACGAAATCCGTTTGGACGTCGCAGAATGCCCGGAAGATCTGGCTGCCTTTTTCCTTCGTATCTTTTTTGATGAAGGCTGCGGAATGGAAAACCTTCGGGCTTTTATGCTTATCAGCGCATTAAAAGAATCCGGACTGGAGTTTGGTTATTATCCCTCTGATGTAGAGACCAACAGCCAGAGCAGCGGAACTATTATTGAGAAAGGCTTTTTCCTGACGTTCCAAACCCGTGAGGAAGCTGACTCAGCCATATCACAGATCAACAATATGAACAACATCCGTTCCTATGAGCTGATTGAAAATCCCCGTGCAAAGGTTGCTCCCAGTACAGAAAAGAAGAATGCTGCGGCTGTTTCAGCCCCATCTGCAGGTGAAAGCACCCCGGCCATAAGTTCTCCTGCCCCTGGTAACGCTCATCAGATGCCGAGCAAACAGAATCTGATCAGCGTAAATCTGGCAAAGTTAGACAACCTGGTGGCAATTGTCGGTGAGATTGTTATTACGGAGTCCATGGTGACTTCCTCGCCTGATATTCAGAATTTAAAGAACCTTGACAGCTTTTTAAAGGCCACAAGGCAGCTTCGCAAGCTGACCGATGACTTACAGGACATTGTAATGTCCCTGCGCATGGTTCCTGTTTCCGGCGTATTCCAGAAAATGAACCGTATCGTCCGGGATATGAAGCAAAAGCTGAAAAAAGACGTACGCTTAACCATTATCGGTGAAAATACGGAAGTTGACAAGTCCATCGTGGACAGCATCGGAGATCCCATCATGCACATTGTCCGCAATTCCATGGACCATGGAATAGAAGAAACCGCCGAGGAACGTATTGCTGCCGGGAAAGATCCTCAGGGTGAACTGACTCTCTCAGCAAGCCATACAACCAACGAAGTCATCATAACCATCAGCGATGACGGAAAGGGTGTTAATCCGGCAGGAGTTCTTGCAAAAGCAAAGAAAAACGGCATTCTTACCAAACCGGAAAGTGAATACTCACAAAAGGAAATCTTAAACCTTCTTCTGGCTCCTGGCTTTTCTACCAATGAGGTTGTCACTGAATTTTCCGGACGTGGAGTGGGTATGGATGTGGTCAAGAAAAATGTGGAGAACATCGGTGGTACCATAAGCATTTCCAGTGAATTAGGCAAAGGAATGTGCACTACTTTGAAAATCCCACTCACCATGGCCATTGTGGACGGTATGGAGATCTCAGTGGGAAAATCTGTCTTTACCATCCCCATTGCGAATATCCGCCAGTCCTTTAAGGTGAAGAATGAAGAAGTGATCTACGATACGGAAGGCAATGAGATCGTAAGGTGCATGAACCAGTTCTACCCCATCATACGCATTCACAGACTTTATAACATTGAAACAGAAATTACAAGTATTGAAGACGGAATTCTGGTTTGGGTGGAATCCGGTGATAAATCTTACTGTCTCTTTGTCGATGAGCTCTTAGGGGAACAGCAGGTTGTTGTAAAGCCTCTTCCAGTATTCTTAAACAGCTTTAACATTAAGGATTCAGGTATCAGCGGCTGTACCATACTTGGTGATGGCAGTATCAGCATCATATTAGATGTTTTAAACCTGTATGCCGCATCACAAAATCAGTATTATTAA